The genomic stretch attttgttgGATCCCAGCAGAAGTCGATAATTATTTGAATTATGTTTAGTGTTAAATTCTGTGAGCCTCCTGTTTGAGTCCTCTCTGAGGACCAGCCTAATGGTCCCCCCTAGCACGTAATGTAGTTCTCTGTTAAGTCGGGTACCAAAAGATTCCTTTGatataaacataaatttaatttgctttgATTCCACCAGTTTTGCGACtgttatttttcgttttgtctTTTACAAAATACTCGTTATGCATACACGTATGTAATTATGTATCTATGTTataaccacacacacacatgcacacatgcacacgcacacgcacacaagtATTATTTGAATATAATGTATACGCTgaatatatgtaggtatggGGTACTTTCGGAGACCTGGAAAAGATCAAAGCAAACGAGAAGGAATGTGCATCCAATCCACGAAACCAAATACGAAACGTGTCCAGCGCTCGACCAATTAACTAATAGttaactaaactaaaactagTGTATTGTAATTAAATAGAGCATGTGTTAATGGTTATACGATGAGATGATGAGACAAATACAGTATCAAAATGCCACGTATGTGCAGTGTTTCATTGTGCCACACACAGAAGCGAGTCCGAATGGGAATGAATATGGGTCCATAGATGGATAAAggaatggaagtggaagtggaagtggtaGTGCCATTGCTATGATGTCAATGGTAATTAAGCAAACATATTGTCAAAGTTATTAGCGAGGCTCTCATTAAAAAGGGGCGGAAAGGAACGATGGAAGCCAGAGACAATCGGGCGATTTTTTATGGCTACTCGATGGGCAATTACTTTAATTGTGCCCGGAGCGAGCCAGGACTACGTCAGCAGGGTTCCACAAAAGACCGAATGATTCCCGCTACCGATACCCAGCAGTCAAAGGATTGCTCGGTTAATGGAACGGCTTTGCCTTGACTTTTATGTCACTGTAGCACTTTCGTGTAGCATTTCTGAACAGTAATCTACGAATAAGAGTAAGTAACAAAGATATTTGCGAGAAAAACAAAGCTAACTATGACCGAAGCCTCTTGAAGATGGAGACGCCGCCCCGTAGGTCGCCCAACTTATCTCCGGAGAACGGGCAGGACATCAGCTCCCCGATTCGCATCCCGGCATCGTCATCGATGAAGACCCTGGGCTTTGGAAGCGGCGTGAAGGTCTACCGCCTGGACCGCTCGCCACGACGCGGCCAGATCCGTACACCTTTGGCCGTCAAGAGAATGACGCAAGATGCCGTGGAGAAGAAGGAAATGGTCTTCAACGAGCGAATCTTGCACGAGGCGGAGATCTTGGGGAAGCTGAAGCACCCAAACATTGTCGGCTTCTGTGGCCTGGTCACGTCGCTGGAAGGCCTAAACAGCCTGGTCCTGGAGATATGCGGCAACTCGTTGGGCTCCATTCTGGACGAGCGGCACGAGGGCAAACTGGGGCCGCTGCCCGCCAAATACACCACCAAGGTGATCACGGACGTGGCCCGGGCCCTGGACTTTCTGCACACCGATGCCCGGGTGCTCCACGGCGACCTCAAGTCCTTCAATGTGCTCATCAACGGCGAGTTCGAGAACTGCAAGCTGTGCGACTTTGGTGTGGCTCTGCCGCTGGACGAGCATGGCCAGGTGCAGCTCCGCAGGAGTGGCAGTCTATTCTACGAGGGCACGGGCTTGTGGGCGGCTCCGGAGGTGATTACGCAGTCGGAGATCTTGGACAACAAGGCTGACATCTTCAGCTTTGGCCTTGTCATTTACGAGACGCTGGCCCTGGTGCCGCCGCACACCCTGAACATGGATATGTTTTGCGGTGACAACAAGGAGAACCTGCCGGATAATGATTTAATCGAGGATCTCTCCGATCTTACGGAGAGCAGCCTCCTGCCCCCTTACGGGATGCGGCCCGCTCTGCCAGTGGGATTCCAGGTGAGCGAGGAACACGACAGCATCGTCGCTCTGTTCTTCCTGTGCACGAATGCCTCGTTGGAGGACCGTCCCGCTGCACGGACCATTCTGCAGAGCTTTGAAAAAGGTCCTTAAGGACTAGTCCTCGACTAGAATCAAGATATGTATTGAATACCCGACAcaaggtacatatgtatatgctccATAGTGTCCTGATCTTTTACCTTAAATAGTGCGACAATAACATGGAAAAGCGAAATAATTTTCCTGTTTctcttacaaataaaaaagttctttgaataattttaaaaatgaaCTTTATCCGTTTTTACAGTGGatttaaatttacatttgCGAGCATTTAAGGGATGCCATATTATATTTCTGCAGGACAcatttgatttaaattatttacacTTGAACTATGTATAATTCTtctttaatttgtattatgtttccatttcttttgcgcattgtttttttttgccagggCATTGCCCAGGTCGATTTCCCACAAAAACCGTGCTTTCCCGCCCCGTCTGCACTGCGAGCtgacaaaaaatcaaaaatgaaaaggaaaataaaaataaaaataaatctgATAAGCGAAAATTACAAAGTAAACCCAACAGCACGGCAAACGCACACAGAGTTGCCCTTTTGGCTGCACGGGTGTGAGTGTGTCCTTTGCGTGTGTGACTGTGTGCCTTTGTGTATGTGCGTCATTAACGAGGTCATTGGTAAGTAAGCTTGTTTGATGTGCTCTAGACATGTAATCCAGGCGGAGGGAGGGGCGAGCGGAGGGGCAAGTCAAACAACTACAGCGTGGAAGCGTAGCAGCGCGGCAGGAGGaaggaggcagaggcggaggcggaggcggagactACGAGCTGGCGACAAGGAACGTTGCCCATACGCCTCGTGTGTCACGCGCTGGCATGTAAATTCGGTCTCCACCCGGCACTGTCCCGTCTCGCCTCGTCCCGTTCCTGCTCCCCGTTACACTGCTAATGACATGAGCCTTAGCGCCAGCATGGACTGCCAGTGGTATGCAAATCAGGATACTTTGCCGACGCACTGATGGCCGCCGCCACTCAATTATGCGCAGCGCAGAGAACGgctttcgttttcgctttcgctgCCTACTTTCAGGCACCCACTAAAAAGCCACCGAGCTCCAATGAGCGCTTTCGATTTCGGGCGCCACTTCTAGCGCCGCGGCCCGGTGCGGCGTGCCACGGCGTGGGGTGTGGCTAACTGATTTTCCGGAAATTCGGACACAATTCAATTGCAGTCCTTTTTTGGGTCGTTTCGTTTTCGGGGTATTATAGCTCTGGGAAACAATCCGCAGAGTTTTACGGGGCCAACAGGTGTTCCAATTGCCCAGGCTTGGGCACCTTCGTGTCGgcggtatttttttatttttagtttggagagcttcattaaatttttaattagctAAATTAGTGGACTGTGTTGCCGAGCGGAGTGCGCACACGAATGTCGAGGGAATCTTTATGGATCTGGCACTGGGGACTGGGCGCCCCTGCCTGGTGGAATTCGAATGTGTAAGGATACAGTTCTTACTGGTACCAGTTCTAGTACGACTCACTTCATTATTGATGTCCGGCAAGTGTACTGGAGGCACGGCATAACGTTACAGGTGTCCTTATATCCATATGTAGCACAGTGCCAAGACGAAATATTTAACTAACGCTGGCCTTGACATCCCCAAAATAAACGTAGCTCACGTCACAAATGTCTAATTAACATACAGTATGAATAGGTGGCCAGGGAAAAGGAACATTATACGAGTACTGCTGGAAGTGGCCATGCGTGTCGCTGGGTTAATGCCTTTTTCGCAGCGGAAGCGGAATTAGATGGAAATTAGGCGATATACAATGGTCTGCTTGATCAAAGGGCAAGTGTCCGATTAGCAAGCCCTTTGGCTGGCAACAAATTGTCCCTAAACTATTCCTAAACAATCCCTTATGAAGACCAAGATATGAACTACAGTTACTACGGCCAATAGTGGCTACTGCTTCGTATACTCCAAAATTAGGAACTGGGATATAGCTAAatatacatttgtacatataaAACTCTTTGCCTGTGCTGAAATGGTGCACCTGTTTTGGGGTGAGATTCACTAGATTTTAGTCAGTTTTGaaactaaataaataccaCTCCTAGGCGGGTTTCAGTTGCGGTGATCGACGTCGGAATTGATGGGTCACTCCCGCCGAATCAAACGCTTGGCTTCAGTTTCGAGATgcgtaagtgaatcagtatataattgtggatttattttaaaatatacacatattcCTTCACAGAGCACTTATGTACCCTACGCTTTGCCACAGAATCGCCtcccagcaggacagaagcgcaTCCCTCGCAAGAGCCCGAGCCTAACAATCCGTCGTCATCtttcgacctggccatcgaaAACTATCTGAAGGGCTTTGACTACGAAACCAAAGGAGGATCTACGCGGGctactagactctagataTATCTCGCTCTTGTTAGGTATAAGGATATACGCATCCATTcatttagatagtagatacaaatgttttccacttgtttagTAATTTATACGAAGCTAagttataataaataaaattattgaaaaatcatcctttATCGGGAAACTATCCCGACTACAAAAAGGCGTGGCACATCCAGATCGGTGACCAAATAccggagaaaactaaaaatttgGTTCGGTTTGGGAAATTGTCCGtaatccttgataaggactccataaaatcagggataattttccgatcacaggaagccgtcgcacatCCCGATCAGGGTCCCCACAAAaagccgagaaaactaaatatgcgttgttggagtccttaccgaagaatcaaggacatttttctgatcacaGAGGACCACGGCACGCCCCGATCGGGTCCTAAATAAGGGAGAAAataagatatatatgtctttagaaaatatccttgatccttggtccttgataggAACTACATTAGATCAAGGATGTTTTTCCGAACACAGGAAGCTGTCGCATGTCCTGATCGGAccacaaatagccgagaaaaccAGATAATTATGGTTGGGTTCTCTGGAGTCATTACcaaaggatcaaggatattatTCTGATCACGGGGGGCCGTACCGATCGGGcctcaaataacggagaaaatcaatattttatatccttgatatcctttgtccttgaaaaggacttcataaaatcagggacatttttccaatCACAAGAAGCCGTCGCATGTCCCGATCGGGGAGAAAACATAACGGGTTTGTAATCtgatatttttgaaaatgtagttcaagaaatcACCGATAGGGGCGACaccgaacaaaacaaaaacctcgcgtcaaatggccaaaatctggatgggataccaggcgaacagcaatcagcagaaggtaactgaatttttttaatttgtggtcccccaaaagtatgcaccacttttttgcattttttacaattgcttgctgctgattctgttcgcctggtatccatccagattttggccatttgacgCGAGGATTTTTTTCTCCGTTTTTTGAGCCCCGATCGGGACATACGACGGCTTCttgtgatcggaaaaatgtccctgattttatgaagtccttttcaaggaccaaggatatcaaggacacttttatatttagttttctcggctatttgatccaaaaataataattattcaatataattcaagaataataattatatagtTATATAAcgtatatttttcaataatttcatttattataacttatctactatctaaatatatGGATGCGTAaatccttaaacctaacaacaacgagatcTACATATCTATACTCTATATTCTAGAGTATCGTGCACGCGAAGCCCCTTCCTTGGTTACCATAGTGAAAGTCCTTGTTCTCGATGACCAGGTCGAATGATGACGATGGCCTTATGCGTGGATCTTGCAATGGGTTTTCTGCTGTcacctgtcccctgtccctcCGCTCCTCTCCTGCTGGGATACGAGTATTTCTGGCTGGGATACTTTGATAGGACTCCGCCTGGCTGGGGGAAATCGGATACGACTCGATTTTTGGCAAGGCCTAGGGTACATTAGTGCTCTGTgaaggaaaatatattttaaaataaaatccaCACTTAAATGCTGATTCACTTACGCCTCTTGAAGCTTCCACCGTCGATCACTGGTCCCTGTTGCAGTGGACGGGACGCCACATTGTCGACTCAGCGgcacagcagcggcatcatGGCTATGGCCCGCAGCGGGACAGCTAATGGCTGCCACAGTCCAGCCAGGAGCACATCCCTTGGACCTCCCGAGAGGACGAGGAGCTACGGCGGAATACCCCGCGGGGGAGGTACCGATGTCGAGCTGACTGGAAGGGCGGAGAAAAATGCGTGGGACGCAAGGAAGAGGGTCACGGCAGTGGCCGGACCCAAAGGTCGCACGTCGGACCCGAAGTTACGAATGTATCTCTGAATGTAATCAATATTTTCTGCTATGGAGTTGAACAACGCGCTTTGATTATGCAATGAGTGCAAATGCTCGTAGTTATTGATGGATTGTCAATATGCCCGGCATCTCTTTGTTCGCCTTTATTTTGCGAAGGAGAAACTTTTTGTGGGGCTTTATAATTGATTTCGTTCGATTCGGAGCGCGGTGGCGCTCGGAGTCAGCGATGAGCGAgctatgtatttatgtatgccGCCGCCCCGCTTTAGAAAACTATTGGAAACTATAGAAAActaataacaataatattgTTGATTAAGCATTAATCaaaagcagagccagaggtGGCAGGAGGGAGTCAGGGCAACGGcagagaaagaaaataaaaacaaaagacaatggaaaatgggcaatgggcaatgggcaTTAGGCAGTCGGAGAAAAGGGAAAGTGGTTCTCTCTTTCTAGCTTCGGGCGATACCTGATTTAAGAAACAGCCCAAAATAACGGTTCCAACAATGCCAAATTTATTGGAGTCCATCGTATCGGGGGCTTGCGATAGGCCTTAATTACGAAAGAGCTTTGCCCAATATGGATTCCTAATTCAGCCGTtgggaaaacgaaaaaaaaaaaaaacacaaaaaaaaacaaaaacagcagtgaaacacacattttaaaaattgtcCGTCCATCAAATGATAAGCTGCCGCTGATAGGGCCCCCCTCGGACATTTCATTAAGCCCTAAAGCACAGCACAAAGTGGAGTGGCCGCTGAGAGCAGAGCGGGCGGTGAGcgagcttttgctgttgctgcgaaAGCTCGGGCGCTTGGCCGTTCGGCCTTGGCATCGTGTGGGTTCGTTCGGGTAGGAACAGCTGATCGAACTTGGCCAGGTTCGGGGCTCGGCTCCCGCTGGAGTAACCGTCGCCCCACTCGCAGACGAAGAAAAGAGTTGGCAGCGCGCGGTTCATGCCACAGACAAAGCGGAAGAGTAACTCCCATCGCAGCGGAAGATTCTACTTATTTCGTGCCGTGACAAATGGGATTTACTGGGAAGCTATAGTGAAATAAAGCCAGCAGAAACGGTTCTTTCCCAGAAGAAGAACCGGAAAGTGTACCCGAAGCAATTCGCGGAGACTAAACCGATGAGAATAGAGCAGAACACAGCCGAAACTAGCATTTGGGGGGCCAAGCTACGTTCAACTGATAGATAAATCTCCATAAATCAAAATATCAAATAACCATCGACCACAAGACAAACTGTGCAGTGCCACCGGTGGACCCACCAGCAACACTTGCATTTTCCCCACGTATAATCGCCCAGCAGCTCCCGACTGACACACATTTGATGAGAACAAACAGCAAACTGAAATAAATCAACCAAAATAATGTCAACGAAATCAATACAaggcggcagctgcagcaggctgtcgctgctgttgctgttgctgctgctgccgacgCTGCTGGCAGCATCCACAGGCCCCAAGCAGCGTGCCCGAATAGCGAAGAGTCCCAGCGACAACAATGCATCGATGGTCGAGGCCACGTCAAAGGCAGCCTCCACAGCAGGGAAAACATCCGAGGGCGGCGGAAGCGGGAGCCGTGGCAACAATGCCAAAGCTGGTAGCAAGTATGGTGAGTCCTATAAGCAGAGGAGTATAAATGCTTGGTATATACAGACATATATGCCTGTACAAGCATAACGACAGACCAAagacagagccagacccagccAGGGcccagttgcagttgcactgGAAGCTACTTAAAGCATTCGAGTCGTAGCGTTCGTTCTTTTGGTTTCCTTTCTGCCTCTGTCAAAGTCGCAGTCGAAGTCGATGCTGGAGTCGTTGGAGTAGGAGACTGCCTAATTGCATTTGGTCACGATCTGTGCTGCCCCGACGTATGCAGTtctttgcttctgctgctgctgctgctgctgtaccCATTTATGTATGTTCCTGAAAGTATTTTCCCTAGTCGTCGAGGGCCTGCCCTTGGCAGTGAAATCGTTTCACGCTCCGGCATCGAAAGACTTAGACAACGAACTTGTCCGGCAGCtaatttctgctgctgtccctggccctggccctgtcccCCCATTCGGTGCCAATCAAGCGGCCAAGTGGACAAGCGGGAAATGTGCAAACATTTCCTCCCGGCCACTGCTGAAGGGGGGACGAAGTCCGAGTCAAAGACAGACCCGCGCTCGCGGCTGCAGCCCCGCCCCAGAATCGCTTCAGAACCGCAAAGCGGAAATTGCATCGGGAAATCAGGATTTTCGAGAGAGCAAAAGTGCCATTAGGCCAAGCAAAATGCTAGTAATCGCTGCGgaacacacaccacaccacacataTGGTCATATCATGCTGATCAAATTAGCCAAAGCGGTGCCAGACCCCCAATTACATCACGGGCAATGACAGATCAAGATGGATCTGAGCAGATTGCGGCAATTTGTCGTGTCAATGGATCGTAATGGAACTTCCAGCGGCGGCATCTTGGAAATGCATGGGGCTTAGTCTTGGTGTGACATTTCCTTTATTTCCCTCCAATCGCTTGCATAACAGGCAATGACGGCtacgaacagaacagaacagaacagatcTCCGAATCGAGTGCAGTGTCATGGATAAACTTCCCAAGACTTCGTCTGGCGGAGAAACGTCCATTAATCAAAACGATTTATGTACTGATGCTGCAATTGGAGTCGAAACCCCTTGTCATCCTCCGTGGCATTTTGTGATCAGTgt from Drosophila pseudoobscura strain MV-25-SWS-2005 chromosome 4, UCI_Dpse_MV25, whole genome shotgun sequence encodes the following:
- the LOC6902552 gene encoding lymphokine-activated killer T-cell-originated protein kinase-like; translated protein: METPPRRSPNLSPENGQDISSPIRIPASSSMKTLGFGSGVKVYRLDRSPRRGQIRTPLAVKRMTQDAVEKKEMVFNERILHEAEILGKLKHPNIVGFCGLVTSLEGLNSLVLEICGNSLGSILDERHEGKLGPLPAKYTTKVITDVARALDFLHTDARVLHGDLKSFNVLINGEFENCKLCDFGVALPLDEHGQVQLRRSGSLFYEGTGLWAAPEVITQSEILDNKADIFSFGLVIYETLALVPPHTLNMDMFCGDNKENLPDNDLIEDLSDLTESSLLPPYGMRPALPVGFQVSEEHDSIVALFFLCTNASLEDRPAARTILQSFEKGP